One part of the Terrimicrobium sacchariphilum genome encodes these proteins:
- a CDS encoding mandelate racemase/muconate lactonizing enzyme family protein gives MKIAVLLWGAMLANASAAFTIQDITLLQFKLPKKTAFVTSKGTSDSCPGIFLVIRASDGIRSITSVGEVLPRALVTNETSKDAWNGAQAFRSALLDRSLSGDSLAKDRETVGHWMNDLFAIAAEQKLTTQSPPGKGRQLRATLCGFDMALLDLVGQIYGVSIAAVLGGAVRKEIAISATTFSADLDGDELEGKVDSIDSSYRAVRIKIGLDLESDLKKLRAVAGSLVAEGRQREIWVDVNQAWKDAPHAIDYLSKVRDELKAVGFTSRFICEQPTAESDIAAMGEVTRQTREWAKTDPFRIVIMADESMWDVDDARKIVALDAADAVNIKIVKAGGLIKSMELGQYLVANAPKVEVYVGGLIMTDISATANLQLCMALPRLDYATGPLPRTHSYPAQPASAPLAYTHDRTLELPRQPGLGTGLDQQAIKPFVTKTYPAEQMP, from the coding sequence ATGAAAATAGCAGTGCTCCTTTGGGGGGCGATGCTAGCGAATGCTTCGGCGGCATTTACGATCCAGGACATCACGCTTCTTCAATTCAAGCTTCCGAAGAAGACGGCATTTGTGACCTCCAAGGGGACGAGTGATTCCTGCCCGGGGATATTTCTCGTCATCCGTGCGAGTGACGGCATTCGCAGCATTACCTCTGTCGGCGAGGTGCTCCCGCGTGCGCTCGTGACAAATGAAACCTCAAAGGATGCGTGGAATGGCGCTCAAGCCTTTCGCTCGGCCCTGCTCGATCGTTCGCTCTCCGGGGACTCGCTGGCGAAGGATCGCGAAACGGTGGGTCATTGGATGAATGATCTTTTTGCCATCGCGGCGGAGCAGAAGCTCACCACACAATCGCCGCCGGGGAAAGGCCGCCAGCTCCGCGCGACGTTGTGTGGCTTTGACATGGCGCTGCTCGACCTCGTCGGGCAGATATACGGTGTCTCTATCGCGGCGGTGCTGGGTGGCGCGGTGCGCAAGGAAATCGCGATCTCCGCGACGACATTCAGCGCGGATCTCGACGGCGACGAGCTTGAGGGCAAGGTCGACTCGATCGATAGTTCCTATCGCGCAGTGCGCATCAAGATCGGCCTCGACCTGGAGTCGGACCTCAAGAAGCTGCGCGCGGTCGCCGGGTCCCTCGTGGCAGAAGGGCGCCAGCGCGAGATCTGGGTCGACGTGAATCAGGCGTGGAAGGACGCCCCGCACGCGATCGATTACCTTTCCAAGGTGCGGGATGAACTCAAGGCTGTCGGATTCACCTCGCGCTTCATCTGTGAGCAGCCGACGGCAGAGAGCGACATCGCTGCCATGGGTGAGGTCACGCGCCAGACCCGCGAGTGGGCGAAGACCGATCCCTTCCGCATTGTCATCATGGCCGACGAATCCATGTGGGATGTTGACGACGCCAGGAAGATCGTCGCGCTTGATGCCGCTGATGCGGTGAACATCAAGATCGTCAAGGCAGGTGGCCTCATCAAGTCGATGGAGCTCGGCCAGTACCTCGTCGCCAATGCTCCGAAGGTCGAGGTGTATGTGGGAGGGCTCATCATGACCGACATCAGCGCCACGGCCAATCTGCAGCTCTGCATGGCGTTGCCGCGCCTGGACTACGCCACGGGACCCCTCCCGCGCACACACTCGTACCCTGCCCAGCCTGCCAGCGCGCCGCTCGCCTATACGCACGACCGCACGTTGGAACTGCCCCGCCAGCCGGGTCTCGGCACCGGCCTCGACCAGCAGGCGATCAAGCCTTTCGTAACCAAAACCTACCCCGCGGAACAGATGCCATGA
- a CDS encoding NAD(P)H-dependent amine dehydrogenase family protein: protein MNQKIKVAQFGLGPIGRSCLNLLAQRPAFEIVGGIDIDPALAGKPVAEICNLPEIEAGVVYPSFDAMYEEVQPDVVLHTAGSRAAVSFAQCRPILEKGLTVVSSCEELLYPAYRAPEETKEYDELCRSTGARILGTGVNPGFVLDVLPVCLTGVCRTVTGVYGERVVNASYRRQPLQKKIGSGLQPDEFRALWNEGRAGHAGFKESLLLIAHALGWKMENLTETLEPMIADHDIKTAHFEVATGLTCGLHQIVKAETAEGYAIHLDLKMYLDALDPHDAVRLESDPPVEAYLKGGVFGDSATVAAVINAVPRVLAARPGVLLMTDIPLAAGASHTSPLLAA from the coding sequence ATGAACCAGAAAATCAAAGTCGCTCAATTCGGCCTGGGTCCCATCGGACGCAGCTGCCTCAACCTGCTCGCTCAACGCCCCGCATTTGAAATCGTCGGTGGCATCGATATCGATCCGGCACTCGCAGGAAAACCGGTCGCGGAAATCTGTAACCTGCCGGAGATCGAAGCTGGAGTTGTGTATCCCTCCTTTGACGCGATGTACGAGGAGGTGCAGCCCGATGTGGTGCTGCACACGGCAGGTTCCCGCGCCGCGGTCTCCTTTGCCCAGTGCCGCCCCATCCTGGAGAAGGGGCTCACGGTTGTGTCATCTTGTGAGGAACTGCTCTATCCCGCCTATCGCGCTCCCGAGGAGACGAAGGAATATGACGAGCTTTGCCGCAGCACCGGCGCGCGCATCCTCGGCACGGGGGTGAATCCCGGCTTTGTCCTCGATGTCCTGCCCGTCTGCCTCACCGGTGTGTGCCGCACGGTGACGGGCGTGTACGGCGAGCGCGTGGTGAATGCCTCATACCGTCGCCAGCCGCTGCAGAAAAAAATCGGCAGCGGCTTGCAACCGGATGAGTTCCGCGCGCTCTGGAATGAAGGCCGCGCGGGCCATGCCGGGTTCAAGGAATCGCTTCTCCTCATCGCTCACGCGCTCGGCTGGAAGATGGAGAATCTCACCGAGACGCTCGAGCCGATGATCGCCGATCACGACATCAAGACGGCGCACTTTGAAGTCGCCACGGGACTCACCTGCGGCCTTCACCAGATCGTGAAGGCGGAGACTGCCGAAGGCTATGCCATCCATCTCGACCTGAAGATGTATCTCGACGCACTCGACCCCCACGATGCAGTGCGCCTCGAGAGCGACCCTCCGGTCGAGGCGTACCTGAAGGGTGGCGTCTTCGGGGACTCGGCGACCGTCGCCGCCGTCATCAATGCCGTACCACGCGTGCTCGCCGCGAGGCCGGGCGTCCTTCTCATGACGGACATCCCGCTCGCCGCCGGCGCGTCTCACACCTCACCGCTTCTGGCAGCCTAA
- a CDS encoding beta strand repeat-containing protein, translated as MKKTIKLSAILGLISLGCLPDIFAATKTWDGGSTTGTFIMTTASNWVDDVLPASGDDVLFDPAYVANGIIGSSANGYLYLTNGSTTMTTYQSMVFYNTNAVTLSATSTSPASAKVLTLTGANAGITAAGTANLTLGRGYGGALSIALPGATTFNVVNSGVTLTIIDDVPITGAGSVTKTGDGTLLMGVNNTFSGGFTLESGTVRTNGSGTSALAYSSFGTGTLTLKGGNLQSVSDTSRTYYNNTVLNGSISFGATSVNGSALQTFSKSAGGVTTLASDSTLNTIANVTWEQNIVGANSTAYRLTKSGSGTLKLSGSNSYVGGFTVTGGVLEFGGTSTMGGTSGGSVPTYVSNFFTMDGGTIRFTSTVQTTSLTANRGFMLGANGGTIDVKDGVTMRAGGRFRESVAGASLTKTGEGTYIMAQGTSNYTGTTTVSAGSLLIQEEATLSSSNVTVASGATFGGLGSIGGTVTVNGTLSPGFALAYKEAGAQTGVLTISNSLTMSAGSILDLGISASGYDSIAGVTDLSLGGVIKVSFLDGYVPFGGNVYKIIDWSGTVTDNGFTFDFSGAQLAQDQYWDTSSFLTNGTITAVPEPSAVTLLLFSVGAVIVLRRVRSAKALKA; from the coding sequence ATGAAGAAAACCATCAAACTCTCGGCCATCCTCGGCCTGATTTCCCTGGGCTGTCTGCCAGATATATTCGCTGCCACGAAAACCTGGGACGGGGGAAGTACAACGGGAACCTTCATTATGACGACTGCCTCGAACTGGGTCGACGACGTTCTTCCAGCCTCGGGAGACGATGTGCTGTTTGACCCTGCCTACGTTGCAAATGGCATCATCGGGAGTTCCGCCAACGGGTATTTATACCTTACCAACGGATCGACCACGATGACCACGTACCAAAGCATGGTATTTTATAATACGAATGCTGTAACACTCTCCGCCACAAGCACGTCGCCCGCAAGCGCGAAAGTCTTAACCCTTACAGGAGCTAATGCGGGGATTACCGCAGCTGGAACCGCAAATCTGACTCTCGGGCGCGGTTATGGCGGAGCACTCTCAATCGCTCTGCCAGGTGCTACGACATTCAATGTGGTTAATTCCGGTGTGACATTAACAATTATCGATGACGTTCCGATCACGGGAGCTGGATCAGTCACGAAGACCGGTGACGGCACCTTGCTGATGGGTGTGAACAACACATTTTCCGGCGGCTTTACGCTCGAGTCCGGAACGGTCAGGACCAATGGATCGGGAACCTCGGCTCTCGCCTACAGTTCGTTTGGAACAGGCACGCTGACTCTCAAAGGCGGTAATCTTCAGTCGGTGTCGGACACCTCCCGCACGTATTACAATAATACTGTGCTGAATGGCTCGATCTCCTTTGGAGCGACGAGCGTTAATGGCTCCGCCTTGCAGACATTCTCAAAGTCGGCTGGAGGAGTCACCACTCTGGCCAGTGATTCGACGCTGAACACGATCGCAAACGTCACATGGGAGCAAAACATCGTCGGTGCGAACAGTACGGCTTATCGGCTCACCAAGTCTGGCAGCGGAACTCTCAAGCTGAGCGGGTCCAATAGCTATGTTGGGGGATTCACTGTTACAGGTGGCGTCCTTGAATTTGGTGGTACGAGCACGATGGGCGGCACCTCGGGCGGCTCGGTGCCAACTTACGTCTCTAATTTCTTCACGATGGACGGCGGTACGATTCGTTTCACCTCTACGGTGCAAACGACTTCGCTTACGGCAAATCGCGGATTCATGCTCGGAGCGAACGGCGGTACCATCGATGTGAAAGATGGCGTCACCATGCGTGCCGGTGGTCGTTTTCGTGAGTCTGTGGCAGGGGCCTCGCTGACCAAGACCGGAGAGGGGACCTACATCATGGCCCAGGGTACGAGCAACTACACGGGTACAACCACGGTCTCCGCAGGAAGTCTGCTGATACAGGAAGAAGCCACGCTCTCCAGCTCGAACGTTACGGTTGCCTCCGGCGCGACTTTTGGAGGACTCGGCTCGATCGGCGGCACGGTGACGGTGAATGGCACGCTCAGCCCGGGCTTTGCCCTGGCCTACAAGGAAGCTGGTGCGCAGACTGGTGTTTTGACCATCTCCAACAGCCTCACGATGTCGGCTGGTTCGATCCTCGATCTGGGCATCAGCGCTTCGGGCTACGATAGCATCGCGGGAGTGACCGATCTGTCTCTCGGAGGCGTGATCAAGGTGTCGTTCCTCGATGGCTATGTGCCCTTCGGCGGCAATGTCTACAAGATCATCGACTGGTCCGGCACGGTTACGGACAATGGGTTTACCTTTGACTTCTCCGGCGCTCAGCTGGCTCAGGACCAGTACTGGGACACCTCGAGCTTCCTGACCAATGGCACGATCACCGCCGTGCCTGAGCCGAGTGCTGTCACTTTGCTCCTGTTCTCGGTGGGCGCAGTCATTGTCCTGCGCCGCGTGCGCTCTGCCAAAGCTCTGAAAGCCTAA
- a CDS encoding dicarboxylate/amino acid:cation symporter yields the protein MRKPFFRVPLTHQILLGLLFGCLLGWALPAVGVHLEVVRDVFIRLIKCMVAPLVFGTIVVGIAGTGDIKKVGRLGVKAIAYFEIATTAALAIGLLSVNFLQPGHGIMISGNTGDLGAVANTKPLTITETILHMFPTSVIDSMARGDVLQIVTFSVIFALALAAAGPVGKPVLEFCTSLNNVMFRFADLVMKLAPAGVAASMAVTVSHQGIGVLLGLGKLVLALYLALAVFIICVLGTVIWIARVPLLPFIRAVREPFMLAFASASSEVALPRALENMTRFGVPSKIAGFVLPVGYTFNLDGSTLYLAVASVFIAQAAETTTGIHFGLGQQLTLMMVLMLTSKGVAAVPRASIVVLTAALHSFGLPLEGAAMILGVDAILDMARTSVNLLGNCLATVAVARWEGEFDASQARAEFGPPHLQRPVEPETPPEPETAPATPPISELT from the coding sequence ATGCGTAAACCGTTCTTCCGCGTACCTCTCACGCACCAGATCCTGCTAGGCCTGTTGTTTGGCTGCCTGCTGGGCTGGGCTCTGCCGGCGGTGGGTGTTCATCTCGAGGTCGTCCGCGATGTGTTCATCCGGCTGATCAAGTGCATGGTCGCGCCCCTCGTCTTTGGCACGATCGTGGTGGGTATCGCGGGAACGGGTGACATCAAGAAGGTGGGTCGCCTTGGGGTCAAGGCGATCGCCTATTTCGAAATCGCCACCACGGCGGCCCTGGCGATCGGGCTGCTGTCGGTGAACTTCCTCCAGCCCGGCCATGGCATCATGATCTCGGGCAACACGGGGGATCTCGGCGCCGTGGCCAATACGAAGCCGCTCACCATCACGGAGACGATCCTGCATATGTTTCCGACGAGCGTGATCGACTCGATGGCCCGGGGCGACGTGCTCCAGATCGTCACGTTCTCCGTGATTTTCGCGTTGGCGCTCGCGGCAGCGGGCCCGGTTGGCAAGCCGGTGCTCGAGTTCTGTACGAGCCTGAACAACGTGATGTTCCGCTTTGCGGACCTTGTTATGAAGCTTGCTCCCGCCGGTGTGGCTGCCTCCATGGCCGTGACGGTGAGCCACCAGGGTATCGGGGTGCTGCTCGGGCTGGGGAAGCTCGTGCTCGCGCTGTACCTCGCCCTGGCCGTTTTTATCATCTGTGTGCTTGGCACGGTCATCTGGATTGCGAGGGTGCCGCTCCTTCCCTTCATTCGAGCCGTGCGCGAGCCCTTCATGCTCGCCTTTGCCTCGGCCAGCAGCGAGGTCGCGCTGCCCCGGGCGCTGGAAAACATGACCAGATTTGGCGTTCCCTCAAAGATCGCCGGATTCGTCCTGCCCGTCGGGTATACGTTCAATCTCGACGGCTCCACGCTCTACCTCGCGGTGGCCTCGGTCTTCATCGCCCAGGCGGCGGAGACGACCACGGGCATCCACTTTGGCCTCGGCCAGCAGCTCACGCTCATGATGGTGCTCATGCTCACCTCCAAGGGCGTGGCCGCCGTGCCGCGGGCGTCGATCGTGGTATTGACTGCGGCGCTGCATTCCTTTGGCCTCCCGCTGGAGGGCGCGGCGATGATCCTCGGCGTCGATGCCATCCTCGACATGGCGCGCACGTCGGTGAACCTGCTCGGCAACTGCCTGGCCACGGTGGCCGTGGCGCGCTGGGAGGGGGAATTTGATGCCAGCCAGGCGCGGGCGGAATTCGGCCCGCCACACCTTCAGCGTCCGGTCGAACCCGAAACGCCACCGGAGCCCGAAACAGCCCCCGCGACTCCACCAATTAGTGAACTTACCTAA
- a CDS encoding BPL-N domain-containing protein: MNTRLLTTLKVLAFAAVASAAMAQNTTKKIALYDDLGSGGAGIPSVQMILTKAGINLTTLSAEQIRNGELSKYDVVIFTGGSGSKQAESLQTAGVDEVRKFVQNGGGYIGICAGAYLACDRFSWSTKMLNARTVSQKWKRGKGNVEIELTDEGKKILGDVDGKMLVKYANGPIITSADNKDMPEFIPLAYFRTEMAENDTPVGVMENSPAIVASTFGKGKLITFSPHPEQTDGLHDLITHAVNWVATPSSDVAGVQ, translated from the coding sequence ATGAACACTCGCCTCCTCACGACCCTGAAGGTCCTCGCCTTTGCAGCCGTCGCCTCTGCGGCGATGGCGCAGAACACCACGAAGAAAATCGCCCTCTACGACGATCTCGGCAGCGGCGGCGCGGGCATTCCGTCCGTCCAGATGATCCTGACCAAGGCGGGGATCAATCTCACCACCCTCAGTGCCGAGCAGATCCGCAACGGCGAGCTGTCAAAATACGATGTCGTTATCTTTACAGGCGGCAGCGGCAGCAAGCAGGCCGAGTCCTTGCAGACCGCGGGCGTCGACGAGGTGCGCAAGTTTGTGCAGAACGGCGGCGGCTATATCGGCATTTGCGCCGGAGCCTATCTCGCCTGCGACCGCTTCAGCTGGTCGACCAAGATGCTTAATGCCCGCACCGTGTCGCAGAAGTGGAAGCGCGGCAAGGGCAACGTCGAGATCGAGCTGACCGATGAGGGCAAAAAGATCCTCGGCGATGTTGATGGCAAGATGCTCGTGAAGTACGCCAACGGCCCGATCATCACCTCGGCGGACAACAAGGATATGCCGGAGTTCATCCCGCTGGCCTACTTCCGCACGGAGATGGCGGAGAATGATACGCCGGTCGGCGTGATGGAAAACTCGCCCGCCATCGTGGCGTCCACCTTTGGCAAAGGGAAGCTCATCACCTTCAGCCCACACCCGGAGCAGACCGACGGCCTGCACGACCTTATCACCCATGCCGTGAACTGGGTCGCCACGCCCAGCTCGGATGTCGCCGGGGTGCAGTAA
- a CDS encoding beta strand repeat-containing protein: MKNLLQSLIHSAPKQRIAMAMALSIAPLAAQAQNVWNGAGVTGGTSGTDWTDSANYTATPTWSSATDLKFSTITNTGAGLTFSAGTAGTYAVKSLYFGDTTASGTGLTTAEILTLNGNAGGATLGLTSNIYMPSTNASKITLGSDLTLNLSNAAHQILSTVNSNVTAQWTTSPVLVVNSLVTGGGASASFTARYTQYGTSPTTTAGTVAMVLTNDNNSYVANLVGAGQRYDGYIGYTSIKNVGEGNSSLGNATTTTTGTLAFGNGGFLNFIGTGNQTTDRNINIASGVNIGNSSTGTTLTLNGAITNVSTGSATTLRASVISGATQIINSNIADGPSVVSVSKFSATNYYNTSGNVVSNDGGGLLVLNGNNSYTGTVTVNAGTLRIGHANALGSTAGGTTVSNGAVLDLNGQTVGAEALSITGTGISSSGALINSSGTAASYGGAVTLAGNTSLGGSGSTTFSGNFGETGGVRTFTKVGAGTVTLGGANTYTGTTTVSAGTLLINGSNASTATVTVASGAAIGGTGTIASSLSISAGGKFVFNLTDALTVNGAAVTFGSGFGIASLIGLDSSTANGTYSLIDGLATVNLTNVSNIGEANAYDLGSGKSAYFLSSGLQVVVVPEPSTLALFAGATGVVLLLRRRRA, from the coding sequence ATGAAAAACCTCCTCCAATCCCTCATCCACTCCGCTCCGAAGCAGCGGATCGCCATGGCCATGGCGTTGAGCATCGCTCCCCTGGCCGCCCAGGCCCAGAATGTCTGGAACGGCGCAGGCGTCACCGGCGGCACCTCGGGCACTGACTGGACCGACTCGGCCAACTACACCGCCACACCGACCTGGAGCTCGGCTACAGATCTGAAATTTTCCACCATCACCAATACCGGTGCCGGACTCACGTTCTCGGCCGGCACAGCGGGTACCTATGCGGTGAAGAGCCTGTATTTCGGCGACACGACTGCCTCAGGCACCGGGCTCACTACGGCGGAGATCCTGACGCTTAACGGCAACGCAGGCGGCGCGACCCTCGGGCTGACGAGCAATATCTACATGCCGTCGACCAACGCCTCAAAGATCACGCTCGGTTCCGACCTCACCCTCAACCTGAGCAACGCGGCGCACCAGATTCTCAGTACGGTAAACAGCAACGTGACAGCGCAGTGGACCACGTCGCCCGTGCTGGTGGTGAATTCACTCGTAACCGGCGGCGGAGCGAGCGCGTCGTTCACCGCGCGCTATACCCAATATGGCACCTCCCCAACCACGACTGCTGGCACAGTTGCCATGGTCCTGACGAATGACAATAACTCGTATGTGGCAAATCTTGTCGGTGCGGGGCAACGTTACGATGGCTATATCGGTTACACTTCGATCAAAAACGTCGGCGAGGGAAACAGCTCGCTCGGTAACGCCACGACGACGACCACCGGAACCTTGGCTTTTGGCAATGGCGGGTTCCTGAACTTTATCGGAACAGGCAATCAGACCACTGACCGCAACATCAATATCGCCAGCGGAGTGAACATCGGCAACTCCTCGACAGGAACCACCCTGACCTTGAACGGAGCGATCACCAACGTATCGACAGGCTCGGCCACCACCCTTCGCGCCTCGGTCATTAGCGGCGCGACCCAGATCATCAACTCAAACATTGCCGATGGCCCGTCAGTAGTCTCCGTCAGCAAGTTTAGCGCGACCAATTATTATAATACCTCTGGCAATGTCGTCTCCAACGACGGTGGCGGATTGCTCGTGCTCAACGGCAACAACAGCTACACCGGGACAGTCACAGTGAATGCAGGTACGCTGCGCATCGGTCATGCCAATGCCCTCGGCAGTACTGCGGGCGGCACGACGGTTAGCAATGGAGCCGTCCTGGACCTCAATGGCCAGACCGTCGGAGCCGAGGCCCTGTCGATCACCGGCACCGGCATCAGCAGCAGCGGCGCTTTGATCAATAGCAGCGGCACGGCAGCGAGCTACGGCGGCGCAGTCACCCTGGCTGGCAACACGAGCCTCGGTGGTTCCGGCAGCACGACGTTCTCCGGCAATTTCGGAGAAACCGGCGGTGTACGCACCTTCACCAAAGTCGGCGCAGGCACGGTCACCCTCGGTGGCGCCAATACCTACACTGGAACGACGACCGTGAGCGCAGGCACGCTGCTCATCAATGGCTCCAATGCCAGCACGGCAACCGTCACGGTCGCCTCAGGCGCGGCCATCGGTGGCACGGGCACGATCGCGAGCAGCCTGTCAATCTCGGCAGGCGGCAAGTTTGTCTTCAATCTCACCGATGCCCTCACCGTCAATGGCGCGGCAGTCACCTTCGGCAGCGGCTTTGGCATCGCCAGCCTCATCGGCCTCGACAGTTCGACTGCCAACGGGACCTACAGCCTCATCGATGGCCTCGCGACAGTGAACCTCACCAATGTTTCCAACATCGGCGAGGCAAATGCCTATGATCTCGGCTCGGGCAAGAGCGCGTACTTCCTCTCGAGCGGTCTCCAGGTGGTTGTCGTGCCCGAACCCTCGACCCTGGCGCTCTTCGCTGGCGCGACCGGCGTCGTGCTCCTCCTCCGTCGTCGCCGGGCCTAG
- a CDS encoding MFS transporter — protein MDSSLPTPSDPKTWKVGTLTYTKAGLVGLFAWLLWGDFCFTIMEQVIPSIMPLKFKELGASNTLMALIMTSVPSLLSTVFNPIISFRSDRTRTKWGRRIPYLLGTVPFLSFALLALGVQGPVGGWIQSVASSWFSGLSLPTVLLIYICFFLLIFNFFNIFVSCIFWYFFNDVVPEKLMARFVSWFRIVNAGASTLYNWFIFKHAETHFLEIFIGAAVLYLIGFGLMCVMVKEGKYAPPPENIGNKKGAVASVKTYFTECMTIKHYWFLYLTTFGGAITGSANLYIIFQQRYLGLDLEHIGKLSAINNISYIVWIAILGFLADRYHPLRITIIGKIAALCLAPLGLIWLFWKPSAEVVFYFYAVLGMVGTTAIGALQAIVEIPLLMRIFPRAQYGQYCSARAMCGSFFGITAGATTGVILDQLYGKFGDRVYLFLPFWSIAGLSITIVCLFLLYRSWQQYGGFEHYVAPIPGHQKDKQPPQNCPAGVS, from the coding sequence ATGGACTCTTCCCTTCCCACACCCTCGGACCCCAAGACCTGGAAAGTCGGTACCCTCACCTATACGAAGGCCGGCCTGGTCGGTCTCTTTGCCTGGCTGCTCTGGGGGGATTTTTGCTTCACCATCATGGAGCAGGTCATTCCCAGCATCATGCCGCTGAAGTTCAAGGAACTCGGCGCGAGCAACACGCTGATGGCCCTCATCATGACCAGCGTGCCGAGCCTGCTCAGCACGGTCTTCAACCCGATCATCAGTTTCCGGAGCGACCGTACACGGACGAAATGGGGCCGCCGCATCCCTTATCTGCTGGGGACGGTGCCGTTTCTCAGCTTTGCCCTGCTGGCACTGGGTGTGCAGGGGCCGGTGGGCGGATGGATTCAGTCCGTCGCCAGCTCGTGGTTCTCCGGCCTGTCGCTGCCGACGGTGCTGCTGATCTACATCTGCTTCTTCCTGCTGATCTTCAATTTCTTCAACATCTTCGTCAGCTGCATCTTCTGGTACTTCTTCAATGATGTCGTGCCGGAGAAGCTCATGGCGCGTTTTGTCTCGTGGTTCCGTATTGTAAACGCGGGCGCAAGTACGCTTTACAACTGGTTCATCTTCAAGCACGCCGAGACCCACTTCCTGGAGATCTTCATCGGCGCGGCCGTGCTCTATCTCATTGGTTTTGGCCTCATGTGCGTGATGGTGAAGGAGGGCAAATATGCCCCGCCGCCGGAGAATATCGGGAACAAGAAGGGCGCGGTCGCCTCGGTGAAGACCTATTTCACGGAGTGCATGACGATCAAGCACTACTGGTTCCTTTACCTTACCACCTTCGGAGGAGCCATCACGGGCAGCGCCAACCTCTATATCATCTTTCAGCAGCGGTATCTCGGCCTGGACCTTGAGCATATCGGCAAGCTGAGCGCGATTAACAACATCTCGTACATAGTCTGGATTGCCATCCTGGGATTCCTGGCCGATCGGTATCACCCGCTCCGCATCACCATCATCGGCAAGATCGCCGCGCTTTGCCTGGCGCCGCTGGGCTTGATCTGGCTGTTCTGGAAACCCTCGGCCGAGGTGGTGTTTTACTTCTATGCCGTGCTGGGCATGGTGGGAACGACTGCGATCGGGGCATTGCAGGCGATCGTTGAGATTCCGCTATTGATGCGCATTTTCCCGCGAGCGCAATATGGACAGTATTGTTCGGCACGCGCCATGTGCGGCAGCTTCTTTGGCATCACCGCCGGAGCGACGACCGGCGTGATCCTCGATCAGCTGTACGGAAAATTTGGCGACCGCGTGTACCTGTTTCTTCCGTTCTGGAGCATCGCGGGACTGTCGATCACGATTGTCTGCCTGTTTCTGCTCTATCGGAGCTGGCAGCAGTACGGCGGCTTCGAGCACTACGTCGCTCCCATTCCTGGTCACCAGAAGGACAAGCAGCCGCCGCAGAACTGTCCGGCCGGGGTCTCCTGA